The following coding sequences lie in one Peromyscus maniculatus bairdii isolate BWxNUB_F1_BW_parent chromosome 3, HU_Pman_BW_mat_3.1, whole genome shotgun sequence genomic window:
- the Smkr1 gene encoding small lysine-rich protein 1, whose protein sequence is MRGWAAYVSKTQVVCKVFSKYRAAQPLESGEPGLDQRPSGWQLAEPAQLPQKYLCPLTQRGHPTEATAGAGGNAQSGKGKKGKPRAKTGGKKQKLKRPEPDILSPAAMLNLYYIAHNVADCLYLRGYPWPGAPKGKRGKSKI, encoded by the exons ATGCGTGGTTGGGCGGCGTATGTGAGCAAGACCCAGGTGGTCTGCAAGGTGTTCTCTAAGTACCGCGCCGCCCAGCCCCTAGAATCGGGTGAGCCCGGCCTTGACCAGCGGCCCAGTGGCTGGCAACTTGCTGAGCCCGCCCAGCTCCCCCAAAAGTATCTGTGCCCCCTCACACAGCGAGGGCACCCAACTGAGGCCACGGCGGGGGCAGGCGGCAATGCGCAG TCAggtaaagggaagaaagggaaacccCGGGCCAAGACTGGCGGGAAGAAGCAGAAGCTGAAGAGGCCGGAACCAGACATCCTCAGCCCTGCCGCCATGCTGAACCTCTACTACATTGCCCACAACGTCGCGGACTGCCTGTATCTTCGAGGCTACCCTTGGCCAGGCGCGCCCaaggggaagagggggaaaagCAAGATTTAA